One window from the genome of Antricoccus suffuscus encodes:
- a CDS encoding acyl-CoA dehydrogenase family protein: MTLAPEHRDFQLMCRAFTDKQVRPAVAQAETDGRLTDELWRSMGAAGMLGLMTPEEQGGSGRDQVAVAIVAEELARAAGGVAIGPLVSAYMAGTHIIDNGTDAHREEFAEGIAAGEKIASIAVTEPGAGSDVAGLITRAVAADDGYRITGQKMFITNAGLADVLIVGAKTEPGRGHRGITTFLVRAGTEGLSVGKPLPKMGWRSSDTREVILDNVFVPRSDIVGGLNRGFYQIMAAFQLERVILAAMGVGHAAEAFELAIRHVRDRAAFGGHLIDKQSVRHRLATMEIDLDTARMITYLAAEQLRTGHPDAPRTVAKAKYHAAVAAARVVDDAVQLHGGSGYVEEGDIARHQRDVRILRIGGGVDEVQLDILSKAYA, encoded by the coding sequence ATGACCCTCGCACCCGAGCACCGCGACTTCCAGTTGATGTGTCGCGCATTCACCGACAAACAGGTACGCCCTGCGGTGGCACAGGCTGAGACTGACGGGCGCCTTACCGATGAGCTCTGGCGATCAATGGGAGCTGCAGGAATGCTCGGCCTGATGACACCCGAAGAGCAGGGCGGGAGTGGTCGCGATCAGGTAGCCGTCGCCATAGTCGCCGAGGAACTCGCCAGGGCAGCCGGTGGCGTTGCGATCGGTCCGTTGGTAAGTGCATACATGGCCGGTACACACATCATCGATAACGGCACCGATGCCCACCGCGAAGAGTTTGCCGAAGGTATCGCGGCGGGGGAGAAGATTGCGTCGATCGCGGTCACCGAACCTGGCGCGGGGTCGGACGTCGCGGGCCTGATCACCCGGGCAGTAGCGGCCGATGACGGCTACCGCATCACGGGTCAGAAGATGTTCATCACCAACGCCGGATTGGCCGACGTCCTTATAGTCGGCGCCAAGACCGAGCCAGGACGCGGACACCGCGGTATTACGACATTTCTCGTTCGAGCAGGTACCGAGGGTCTGTCCGTGGGAAAACCGCTGCCCAAGATGGGATGGCGGTCATCCGATACCCGCGAGGTGATTCTGGACAATGTGTTCGTCCCGCGCAGCGACATCGTCGGCGGACTCAATCGTGGCTTCTACCAGATCATGGCGGCCTTCCAGCTTGAGCGGGTCATCCTTGCAGCGATGGGTGTTGGGCACGCCGCCGAAGCGTTTGAACTGGCGATCCGTCACGTTCGAGACCGCGCGGCCTTTGGCGGGCACCTAATAGACAAGCAGTCAGTCCGCCACCGTCTGGCGACGATGGAAATCGACCTGGACACTGCCCGGATGATCACCTACCTCGCGGCCGAGCAACTGCGGACCGGGCATCCCGACGCGCCGCGGACGGTAGCCAAAGCGAAATATCACGCGGCCGTTGCAGCCGCCCGAGTGGTCGATGACGCCGTGCAGCTTCACGGCGGGTCCGGATACGTAGAAGAAGGTGACATCGCCCGCCATCAGCGTGACGTCCGGATCCTCCGCATCGGAGGCGGAGTCGACGAGGTGCAGCTCGACATCTTGAGTAAGGCCTACGCCTGA
- a CDS encoding SIR2 family NAD-dependent protein deacylase produces MPDTDALADLMRDSARIVAFTGAGISTESGIPDFRSPGGVWTRYDPREFTFDKYVGSAEVRANSWAMRKEFLGNTPAPNPAHLALAELDKAGRSLGVITQNIDGLHQLAGSTNVVEIHGTAREVMCIGAAPVAGTPDGCGFRADTAWALDLVAAGTADPRCPDCGGLVKSATVSFGQMLFPGIIEASTDLMEQADLVLAIGSSLQVFPAADLPVHAVRHGAQLAIINDEPTPLDSIARLVVTGRAGEVLPPTVRSALA; encoded by the coding sequence ATGCCTGACACCGACGCTCTTGCCGACCTGATGCGAGACAGCGCGCGAATCGTCGCGTTTACCGGAGCGGGCATCTCGACCGAGTCCGGCATTCCCGACTTCCGCTCACCCGGCGGCGTGTGGACCCGATACGATCCGCGCGAATTCACCTTCGACAAGTACGTCGGATCAGCCGAGGTCCGGGCAAACTCGTGGGCGATGCGCAAGGAATTCCTCGGCAACACGCCTGCGCCCAACCCCGCCCACCTGGCACTGGCCGAGTTGGACAAGGCTGGTCGCAGCCTTGGGGTGATAACCCAAAACATCGACGGTCTCCACCAGCTCGCCGGCTCGACCAACGTCGTAGAAATCCACGGGACGGCGCGAGAGGTGATGTGCATTGGTGCGGCGCCGGTGGCCGGTACGCCGGACGGCTGCGGATTTCGCGCCGACACCGCATGGGCTCTCGACCTGGTCGCCGCCGGTACGGCGGATCCGCGCTGCCCTGACTGCGGAGGACTGGTGAAGTCCGCGACCGTATCGTTCGGCCAGATGCTGTTCCCCGGCATCATCGAGGCATCCACCGATCTGATGGAGCAAGCCGACCTCGTGCTGGCGATTGGCTCGTCGCTGCAAGTCTTCCCCGCAGCGGACTTGCCAGTCCACGCCGTACGACACGGCGCACAACTGGCGATCATCAACGACGAGCCGACGCCGCTTGACTCGATCGCCCGGCTCGTGGTGACCGGTCGCGCCGGCGAAGTACTGCCCCCGACCGTCCGCAGCGCTCTCGCCTAA
- a CDS encoding cation:proton antiporter encodes MPQLWPVIGLVAGVIIVNGLASRLRIAAPVLLVLIGFGVSFIPGVPSFTVSPDVILFILLPPLLYAAGMESSIIAFKKLLRPILQLAVVAVILTAVVVGLIVHAVVPAIPFPVALALGAVVAPPDAVAAVAVARKVGLPRSVVTLLEGESLFNDATSLVMLKVAVTAIGVGTFGSGAAVGEFATSAAIGLAVGAILGVGVSWARNALSNSLSITALSLITPFVAYLLGEQLHGSGVLAVVVAGLIVGFTSATHVSGDVRIVEGATFATLRYVLEGAVFALIGLQLWDIVRSVQESAGTALLAAVTTLLVVVLSRPLWVYGGDALSRLFRREHRLEPRKLAVVSWAGMRGVVSLAAAQTLPLDTPHRDLILLCTVVVIFGTLVLQGPTLPWFARIVGVHADDPETAAIEVRRARHEAMAGASEIAHAALDQHHLPAPARLLVERWLKARGAEASVAEADRDLYLQYQDTINHVRRDIIASERATYIRLRNNGKLSEGSYQQIERDLDLEESGLIRRHNRRGHQNTLIAEGTDDETDH; translated from the coding sequence ATGCCTCAGCTCTGGCCGGTCATCGGCCTCGTCGCCGGAGTCATCATCGTCAACGGCCTCGCCAGCCGGCTGCGCATCGCCGCACCGGTGCTGTTGGTCCTCATCGGTTTCGGCGTGTCGTTCATCCCCGGCGTACCCAGCTTCACCGTGTCACCCGACGTCATTCTGTTCATCCTGCTCCCGCCGCTGCTGTACGCCGCCGGCATGGAGTCCTCGATCATCGCGTTCAAGAAGCTGCTCCGACCGATCCTGCAGCTCGCCGTCGTTGCCGTGATCCTGACGGCCGTGGTGGTCGGCCTGATCGTGCACGCAGTCGTGCCCGCGATCCCCTTTCCGGTGGCGCTCGCGCTTGGCGCGGTCGTCGCCCCACCGGATGCCGTCGCCGCGGTGGCGGTGGCCCGCAAGGTCGGGCTGCCGCGCAGCGTCGTGACACTGCTCGAAGGCGAGTCGCTCTTCAACGACGCGACCTCGCTCGTCATGCTCAAGGTGGCGGTCACCGCGATCGGCGTCGGCACGTTTGGTTCCGGTGCCGCGGTCGGCGAGTTCGCGACGTCCGCCGCGATCGGGCTCGCCGTCGGCGCGATCCTCGGCGTGGGCGTCTCCTGGGCACGCAACGCACTGTCCAATTCGTTGTCGATCACCGCGCTGTCGCTGATTACGCCATTCGTGGCGTACCTCCTCGGAGAGCAATTGCACGGCTCCGGCGTACTCGCGGTCGTCGTCGCCGGGCTGATCGTCGGCTTCACCTCTGCGACTCATGTGTCAGGAGACGTCCGGATCGTCGAAGGGGCGACGTTCGCGACGCTGCGTTACGTCCTGGAGGGTGCCGTCTTCGCGTTGATCGGACTGCAGCTTTGGGACATCGTCCGATCGGTCCAGGAGAGCGCGGGTACGGCGTTGCTGGCCGCGGTCACCACCCTGCTCGTGGTCGTGCTCAGCAGGCCGCTCTGGGTGTACGGCGGCGACGCGCTCTCGCGCCTATTCCGCCGCGAGCACCGCCTGGAGCCTCGGAAGCTGGCGGTGGTGTCCTGGGCCGGGATGCGCGGCGTTGTTTCGCTGGCGGCGGCACAGACCTTGCCGCTAGATACGCCGCACCGCGACCTGATTCTGTTGTGCACGGTGGTCGTCATCTTCGGCACACTCGTCCTGCAAGGGCCAACCTTGCCATGGTTCGCTCGGATCGTCGGCGTACATGCGGACGATCCGGAGACGGCCGCCATCGAGGTACGACGGGCCCGCCACGAAGCGATGGCGGGCGCCAGCGAGATCGCCCACGCGGCACTGGACCAACACCACCTCCCCGCGCCCGCGCGGTTGCTCGTCGAACGCTGGCTTAAAGCCCGCGGCGCCGAGGCGAGTGTTGCCGAGGCCGACCGCGACCTCTACCTGCAGTACCAGGACACGATCAACCACGTACGGCGCGACATCATCGCATCCGAGCGCGCGACGTACATCCGGTTGCGCAACAACGGCAAGTTGTCCGAAGGGAGCTACCAGCAGATCGAGCGGGATCTGGATCTGGAGGAATCCGGGTTGATCCGCCGGCATAACCGCCGCGGACATCAGAACACGCTGATAGCCGAAGGCACCGATGATGAGACCGATCATTAG
- a CDS encoding TetR/AcrR family transcriptional regulator, with the protein MAKVGRPSNAASRRQEVLSAAVDVFSQRGYRGTSMNEIAVASGLSKPTLYHYFDSKEEILVRLYEDLMERSVAEAIAISDEVDDPIEAFRALIVQRVVATCTNQAMHKVFFEEEEELPRHMMDRLLKHRHDYEGILKDVLHRLTTRYRSSATLDVTMYVNTCLGAANWVYKWYDPHGSLTPEQIGNQIAAYLLASLNTDPHTVSL; encoded by the coding sequence GTGGCGAAAGTTGGGCGCCCCAGTAACGCCGCCTCACGGCGACAGGAAGTTCTGTCCGCCGCCGTCGACGTGTTCAGCCAGCGTGGCTACCGCGGAACGTCGATGAACGAGATCGCCGTCGCATCCGGATTGAGCAAGCCAACCCTCTACCACTACTTCGACAGCAAAGAGGAGATCCTCGTCCGCCTCTACGAGGACCTCATGGAACGGTCCGTTGCGGAGGCGATAGCGATCTCGGACGAGGTCGACGACCCCATCGAAGCTTTCCGAGCGCTCATCGTCCAACGTGTGGTCGCGACCTGCACCAATCAGGCAATGCACAAGGTGTTCTTCGAGGAGGAAGAAGAGCTCCCACGGCACATGATGGACCGACTACTCAAACATCGACACGACTACGAAGGCATCCTTAAGGACGTCCTTCACAGGCTCACTACCCGCTACCGCTCGAGCGCAACGCTCGACGTAACGATGTATGTCAATACCTGTCTCGGCGCAGCGAACTGGGTCTACAAGTGGTATGACCCGCACGGCAGTCTCACTCCAGAACAGATCGGTAACCAGATCGCCGCATACCTACTGGCAAGTCTGAATACCGACCCACACACGGTCAGCTTGTGA
- the msrA gene encoding peptide-methionine (S)-S-oxide reductase MsrA, which produces MGLFGGTPSMIDERVALKGRADYGYAVPDTHEVLGNPIKPPYPDNLEVAVFGMGCFWGAERIFWQLDGVWTTAAAYAGGYTPYPTYEEVCSGRTGHAEVALVVYDPKQITFEALVAVFFENHNPTTRYQQGNDVGTQYRSTILTTTPEQAEVADKVRTAYQARLTEAGHGEITTDIEPVGPIYLAEDYHQQYLFKNPNGYCNHGFNGIACPVGILAQDEVPSQQSVLGNTD; this is translated from the coding sequence ATGGGACTTTTTGGTGGAACGCCGTCCATGATCGACGAACGCGTAGCTCTCAAGGGGCGCGCGGACTACGGGTACGCCGTACCCGACACGCACGAAGTGCTCGGCAACCCGATCAAGCCGCCGTACCCGGACAACCTCGAGGTCGCCGTCTTCGGCATGGGCTGTTTCTGGGGCGCGGAACGCATCTTCTGGCAACTCGACGGGGTCTGGACGACGGCCGCGGCGTACGCCGGGGGCTATACGCCGTACCCGACCTACGAAGAGGTGTGCAGTGGTCGGACGGGGCACGCCGAGGTCGCTCTGGTTGTGTACGACCCGAAGCAGATCACCTTCGAGGCGCTGGTCGCGGTGTTCTTCGAGAACCACAACCCGACCACCCGCTACCAGCAGGGCAATGATGTCGGCACGCAGTATCGCTCCACCATCCTGACGACGACTCCGGAGCAAGCCGAGGTCGCTGACAAGGTGCGTACGGCGTACCAGGCTCGCCTCACCGAGGCCGGTCACGGCGAGATCACCACCGACATCGAACCGGTGGGGCCGATCTATCTGGCTGAGGACTACCACCAGCAGTACTTGTTCAAGAACCCCAACGGCTACTGCAACCACGGTTTCAACGGGATCGCCTGCCCAGTAGGCATTCTCGCGCAGGACGAGGTGCCGAGTCAGCAGTCGGTTCTCGGCAACACCGACTGA
- a CDS encoding PP2C family protein-serine/threonine phosphatase, with the protein MSYAINATARTHPGLKRGNNEDSYHVGNRLIVVADGMGGHEAGEVASAITAEHFADIDEHTVDPRLYTTLAAAIDESSKAIAAAVETSPELAGMGTTATAILFGDRRIVVANVGDSRAYVYQRSRSRLTQLTSDDSFVQMLVDSGEITAQEAHDHPYRSVIVKSVDGSKVKPRFTTLVRMHGDRYLVCSDGLTDYVDIDDITTALDLEDIDAAADKLIALTLAAGAPDNVTVILADIVETAETGQHAPPEAYPRTEPIKIDHGRYPPTVTQHA; encoded by the coding sequence ATGTCATATGCCATCAACGCGACGGCGCGCACGCACCCAGGGCTGAAACGCGGAAACAACGAAGACTCCTACCACGTAGGCAATCGACTCATCGTCGTCGCCGACGGGATGGGCGGACACGAAGCCGGTGAGGTCGCGTCGGCGATCACCGCTGAGCATTTCGCCGACATCGACGAACACACCGTCGACCCGCGCCTCTACACAACATTGGCGGCCGCGATCGATGAGAGCAGCAAGGCGATTGCGGCCGCGGTCGAGACAAGCCCCGAACTGGCCGGGATGGGTACGACGGCCACCGCGATATTGTTCGGCGACCGGCGGATCGTGGTGGCCAACGTCGGCGACTCGCGGGCGTACGTCTACCAGCGGAGTCGTTCTCGGTTGACGCAACTGACCAGCGACGACTCGTTCGTGCAGATGTTGGTCGATTCCGGCGAGATCACGGCGCAGGAAGCACATGACCATCCCTATCGCAGCGTCATCGTCAAATCGGTCGACGGCAGCAAGGTCAAGCCCCGTTTCACGACGCTGGTGCGGATGCACGGCGATCGTTATCTCGTGTGCAGCGACGGCCTCACCGACTACGTCGATATCGACGACATCACCACGGCCCTCGATCTTGAGGACATCGACGCCGCGGCGGACAAGCTCATCGCGCTCACCCTCGCCGCGGGCGCGCCGGACAACGTGACGGTGATCCTCGCGGACATCGTCGAAACCGCGGAGACCGGACAACACGCGCCGCCCGAGGCGTACCCGCGCACCGAACCAATCAAGATCGACCACGGTCGGTATCCACCGACGGTCACGCAGCACGCCTGA